Below is a window of Lagenorhynchus albirostris chromosome 11, mLagAlb1.1, whole genome shotgun sequence DNA.
CGAGCCGTTCATGCTTCACGCCGGCTGCCCAGATGTGCTGGCGACCGCCAGATGTGCGGGAGCCCGGGGCCGGCGGGTGGGCGGCGGCCGCGTCAGGGAGGGGCCCAAGGGGCGGATCCCAGGCGCCGTGCGACCCCACCCCCTGCGTCGGAGCGTTCAGGCCCTTTTTAGACAAAGGGCTCCTCCAGTGTAGCTATGGCCCAGAATCCCAGGGCCGGTGTTACTTCTCGGCTCAAAGGCCCACACAACCACACACGCACCCAACCGGCCAAACCCAGGAGTCCTGTCCCCAGGGCTCTCCCTCCCCCTTAGCAAAGGTCAGGAGATAGCCCGCCCTCAGAATCCCGAAAGGATCTTCCAGACCACATCCCAGGTGCTGGCTAGGGCGCTGCCCTCGCTGAGCGGGACACAGGACAAACAAGGGCCATCCCCACTCCTGGGCTTTCTGTCCCTGGGCCAAAAAGGTCAATACTGCTAGGTGGCCCAGGTGGCCACTGGGACAGGAGGCAAATAAGCAGCCTCTAGACCCTTAGTGATCATAGCCTTCATCGTGCATCATCCCCTTGGGAGCGTCCTGGGGCCGGACAAGCAGGCCAGTGCCTCCTTGGTCCcaggggagggagatggagggCAGGAGGACTTTAAGGCCTGCCCCCATTCCTTTGCTCAGGCCCCAGAGGTCAAGGAGAGTTACAGACCAAGGGGAAAGCATAGATCTGAGTCACCAGGGCTCCTGTCCTGACCTTGAGTAAATCAGTCCCCTGCCTCCGGGAAATCACGCCACCAAAAGGGATGGAGATGTTACTGAACTGCCCACTACGGGGGGCTTGCTGCCAACTGGGTGTCCCACAGCCAAGCCAGGGCGGGAGACTGGCGCAGAGCCTGGCTGCAAAAAAGCAGAAAGTCTGGGGAAGCTGGAATGGAGGAAAGACCCTCCCGACCAGGTCTCCTGAGAACTGTAGCAACCCTGAGCTCGGTTTAAAACAAAGTCGCTGTCCGCAAACACCTGACTCAGCCGACTCCCCGGAAGGGATGAGCTGATGGCCTCTAGGAGGAAAAGAAGGTCCCCCAGACTGCAGCAGGCCAGGTAGGGTCACACCTCATCAAGGACTTGCTGAGAATTGGCCTTCCCCATCTCCAAACCCCTGAGAACCTCCTGAGTTCTCCAACTCCCCAGTGCCCCAGAGGTCAAGGGTAGGACATCAGAAAACCCCTCATGAAACAGCGCACGGCCAAGAGTGGCTTGGGGTGAGAAAAACGTGCAAACACTTCCTGGCCATCCTGGCGCCTAACTGCTCCAGGACCATGGACAAGACCCCCAGCCCCTTTCTCCCTTAGCACAGCTGCTTATGCACTTGCTCACTTAGTTTGGTTAGAACTGGCACCTATGTAACAAAAAGCATTGTACAACATGGAAGACTAAATCAATGAAAAGCACACAATGGAGTTCACCGGTTTTGAGCATGCTTGCCTAGAAATGAGTGGGTTACCAATGTCCTAACAACTGGCGAGGGCCAGCCCAAACTGGAAGAAGTGTTACCAGACACCAGTCTTAAGGGGGCCAATCTCTCTCCAGAGAGAGAAACACCAAATCAAATGAGCTCTCTGGTGCAAGTGGGGGCCTGTGTGTGCTCTATGAAGACAGAGGAGATATTCTTTGGGGTCATCTGAAGGAAGACCAGATGATATAAAAGGCAGGGACGTCATACCTTCcttaggaagggaggagaaataGCACAGTCATATCCAAAAGCAGTAGATCCTGATCTGTGCCCTCATTCATGGGACTGACCATGGTCACACCTGCTTATGTGAATGTCCAACAAAGTACAAAATCAATCAGCTTTCATCTATCTTTAATCCCATCCGCCCACTCCCCTCATCTTGGAACAATGCTCTCAACACACACGTGTGTCCTGGCAGGTCTGCTATGAAAGTGTtaatgttttgggcttccctggtggttgagtgcagtggttgagagtccgcctgccgatgcaggggacaccgggttcgtgccccggtccgggaggatcccacatgccgtggagcggctgggcccgtgagccatggccgctgagcctgcgcgtccggagcctgtgctccgcaacgggagaggccacaacagtgagaggcctgcgtaccgcaaaaaaaaaaaaaaaagtgttaatgtTTCAGGCCAGAACACCAGCCAAGGTAGAGATGGCTCAACCCAAACTCACATTCTCAACTTTATTCACCAGCCTAGTGATGTCCTCTGTACAGCGTAGGAAAGGGGACCCCCACCAGGGGCGCGGAGAGACAGTGTAGGCCGGACCTGACCATCAGTGAAGGTGACAAGGATGACCAGAGACTGGCaaccacacaccaggaagccagGGGTGGCCCTTCCAGATCTCATCAAGGACCTGGAGCGGGTTCCAGAGCCCCAAGGGCTAACAGGGCCTAACAGTACGATCCCCAGAAGCCAAGGTCCGCAAGCCATCAAGGAGCGCCCGAGGCCCCAGCGACACCTAGAGGGCCAGGGTGTCTTTGATGAGCCTGCGCATGGTGGTGGTGACGGAGGAGCCCAGGGCGTCGGTGATTTGGAAGGAGATCTTGTAGAGGTAGGGCTGCACGTCCCGCAAGCCTGTGTCAAACACGTTGTCCACCTCCGACTGCGTGGGCATCTTGGGCAGGTACTCGTGCCGGTTCATCACCTCTACAATGTTGGTGATCTTCTCGCAGAGCTTCTCACCCACCTTCTCCCGGCAGATCTGCCGTTCCTGCTCCGTGGCCAGGGCCACCACGTGCACCTTGACCGTCCACACCTCCCAGGGGATGCACTCGTCTGAGAAAGGCCAGCGAGACTTCTTCTTCTGATAGAACTCCAAGGACATCTGGCCCAGCCCATCGCCCCCGGAGTTTCGCAGAGCATCCTGGGGAAGGAGGAGCAAGAGTGAGCAGGCCAAAGCCTCCGAGGGGCTCTCGCCCTGAGGGCCTGCTTCCTATGCCCCAGGGAGCTGCTCTCCTAGCTTCTTCAGTCCCCCGGGAGGGCAgggaatgaggcccagagagtaaAGGATTCGTGTGAAGCGCCACAGCCAACTGCTGGCCTCAAGCTGAATGGTCCAAGCAAACAAAGTCTGTGCGCCCACCCAGCTCCTCCAGCTTTGCTCGGAAGTGAGGTCTTTAAGCACATATTCTGGGCCAGGCTCTTTACACACGCAATCCTTCTCGCTCCTCTCAACAACTCTGTGCGGCAGGTACATAACCTCCATTTGACGGAGGCagaatgaggctcagagacactGGCAAGTTACCTTGCCAAAGTCCCAGGCCAGTGGATGACGGCgccagggtttgaatccagaTTGTCTGATTTCAAAATCTTTGCCTTTCAACTTTACAAGAAGgaccttccttctccttccacaACCCCGCCCCTTTGGCCCCCATCCTTCAGAAGGTTCTCCAAAATCACCTTCTCTCCAACGTCTCCTTCTCCCCAGGCCAATTAAGCACAATCCTACCTCATTCACTCAATGACAACCTAAACTCACAGCCTCTAAAGAAAAGCCTAGTGATCCTTAAATAGAGAGACAAAAGCCAAGGAACCGAAGGGGGACGGGAGGGGAAGGACAGACCAGACCTGGagcttctccctcctctcctctgagAAGCCAATGGGGCCACCTGGTCCGATAAATCTGCCTGCCCCCCTGTGGGGTTGTGGCAACCCACATTCCTCCTAATGCAGCCGAGACCCTAAAGCACCTTTCCATCTGAGTCAGGGCCAACCCAGAAGGTAAGGATGCCTCCCTCAAGTCCTTAACTGCCCATCAGGAATAAGTCTCTCCTTCACGAACAAACCAAGCTCGTGTGCCCTCAGCTGACAGTAATAACAGCTGCCGCTTCTGTAACGCTTCCTGGGTGCAGGCTGTGGAGCACTTGACGTAtctgactcatttaatcctcacggtGCATATACCCCATGAGGTGGGTACAATTTTCATCCTAATTTTACACACActgaaactgaggctgggaggagtggaatcacttgcccaaggtcacacacttgCTGGGTGGCAGAGCCTGGCTCGAGTCTGTGCTCTAAGAGTCCACTGCGCTCCCCGTGCCGCTCATAGGCATCTGGAGGACAGAGGGCTGAGTACCGCTGCCTCCCTTTGAAGGGGGACTGGGAAACTCTTATGAACTTGCCCTTTCTGGCCTTggagggatggaggtggggagcccACTGTGGCCTGGGAGAGGGTCCACCCCCTGCAAGGATCACACCTCTGTGGAATGGAAGTCAGACAGACAACCCTCCTCCTCTGACCTCAGGGAACACCTTAAGAGAAATTCCCTTGGttacttgaaaatttaaaaatatgcactcatcggggcttccctggtggcacagtggttgagggtccgcggctgggcccgtgagccatggctgctgagcctgcgcgtccggagcctgtgctccgccacgggagaggccacaacagtgagaggcccgcgcaccgcaaaaaaaaaaaaaaaaaaaaaaaaatgcactcatTGAAATAGTGAAACACTGCAACActgaatgaagacaaaataaaaatcatgccTCCATTCCCACCCTGAGGTGACCAACATTAGCAGAATGGCGTGTCCCGTCCACCTTTCCCCTCACCCCTACAGGCACAAACAGACACGTGCCACGCTGCCCGAGAGACACTCCACTTGGATGCCCACTGCCTGAGCCCAGCATCCCTCCCTCTCAGGGAGTTTCATATAAGAAAGGCCCAAATGTGGAAGCAGAGCAGAGGGGTATCAGGAGAGAGAGCTGCAGGGTCAGAGAAGGTCAAGAGCACAGCGGCAGCGATCACCCAGGGGCCCTGACCGCCAGCGCTCCGAGGGCTTCCTGCTCTGCTTCCTTGTACTTTTACCAGGTCCCCtcacctccccgccccccaccacgcCCTCCTCACCCACAGAAGCTCTGAAGGTTCCTCTTCCTTAGAACCTGAAAGGACCCGACAAGTACCCCCAGGAAGGGCGAGCTGGCCCAGCAgcaggccggggcggggcggggatgACACTCAGGGGCCGCCTGCCCCCCACCGCGCCCCACCTTACCCTGAACTCCCCGACGACCTTGCGCAGGGCGCGGTCCAACTCCTCAGACGAGACGCGCACGTAGGTGAAGTCGATGAAGTCGCAGTCAACGTCCTGGGTGCCCACGGTGCCGATGGAGTAGGTGCCCTCCTTCTTGTAGTGGAACTTGCCGGTGCTGCGGTGCAGGAGCACCGTGTGCAGCACGGCCAGCATGGCCTCCTCCACCTGCCGCCCCTCCACCGACACCTCCAGCACCTCGGAGCGACAGTTCATCTTGTAGCCGGTGGCCCACGCTGGGGTCGGGACGAGAGTAAAGACGGGGGAGCTTCGCCCCACCCGGGGACCGCCCTGCAAAAGGAACCATATCAGATGTGGACACCTTCTGCATGATCTTCGCGTCACCTGTTCACCTCCTtccaggcccagcccagcccctgacGCCGCAGCCCGTCTCTGCACTGCGCAGCACATGCTGGCAGAGAATCACAGACTCTCGGGATCGGAGAAGAGGAGAGCCTCAAAGTTCCCAGTCCAAACACCCGGCCCAGGCCTGAAGTCCATGACGGTATGCAGTGCAGGTTACGGCAAATGCTCACTGTGCAACACCTATCAGCCCCTGCCCTTGAGAAGCTGCCAGGATGGAGGAGAGACAGGCAGGTAAACATTACCAGAGTGGTGAGACTACACggtgggaagaagaagaaaaggaagattgGAATCTGATTTCCTGGGATCTTGAATGACCAGATTAAGGCATCTGGACTCTGTCCCGAGGGCAGAAGAGTCACTGCATCACTGTCCAACACTGAATCTGGGCAGCAGAAAGTGAACTCTGGTTGACAAGCAAAGAACGGCTCGTCGCTATTTTGGGGTCACGGACTGCTCTGAGAAGTCAGTGAAAGCTAAGAAGACTGGACTTGAAAACCTGACTGACACATACACACCAAATCTCACGTTTCCATCCACAGACTGAGGTAAAAACTTGCCAATTTAAGGCAGAAAGGGCTGGGCAAGGAGGCCAGTTAGAGGCCACTACAATAGTGACAGTTACAGAGACAGTGCAATGGGATATGGGAGAGTGAAGTACAGAGTGTGGGGTTTTCACGTCCAAAGGGCCTgggtctgaatcccagctctcctatatcttgctctgtgaccttaagcaaatcaTTCAACCTCTGagtctattttctcatctgtaaatctGGATCGttatgaggatgaaataaaataacacatgtaaaacacagcagaacagtggttaagagcagtgactctgggctcccctggtggtgcagtggttgagagtctgcctgccgacgcaggggacacaggctcgtgccccagtccgggaagatcccacatgccgcggagcggctgggcccgtgagccatggccgctgagcctgtgcatccggagcctgtgctccgcaacgggagaagccacagcattgagaggcccgcgtaccacaaaaaaaaaaaaaaaaaaaaaaagagcagtgacTCTAAAGCCGGACGGCCTGGATTGGAACCCCGGCTCTGCCAACTGCTGACTGTGTGATGTGATCATGGACAAGCTGCCTCACCcctatgtgcctcagtttccccaatcCATAAAAAGGGCATATTCACAATAGCTACCTCGAAAGGGTCGTCTCAAGGACAGGATGAGTAAGTATCTGTAACACACTTAATGCAGCTCCTGACAGGTAGTATTAGCtgttataattatttcattgtcATTGATGAGAGATGACGCAAGGCTACAGGACAGGACCAGTAGAGAGAGCGGGAATGAAAGAAGagacttgagggcttccctggtggcacagtggttaagaatccgcctgccaatgcaggagacacgggttcaagccctggtccgggaagattccacatgccgcagagcaatgaagcccatgcgccacaactactgagcctgtgctctagagcccgcaatataaaactaccgagcccgtgcgtcacaactactgaagcccacgtgcctagagcccatgctctgccacaagaggagccactgcaatgagaagcccacgcaccgcaaccaagtgtagcccctgctcgccacaactagagaaaacccacgcgcagcaaagaagacccaacatagccaaaaataaaataaataaattttaaaaattaaaaaaaacagaacagacttGAGAACCAGAACTTCATCAGTAACTGAATATGAGCCCAGCAGGAGAGGGTTCAGCCTACACACCTCCCCTGACAGAGAATTCACTACCTCTCCCAGCGGGCCATTCCGTCTTTTCAAAGCTCTACTCAGTGATTCCCTCTATGGAAGGAATCTCTTAGGGCTTCAAACCACTAAACTTAGTTTTGATATCAAGAGCCACACACAGAATAAGTCTCACCCTTTTTCCACAAAGGAGCCTTTCAGATATTTAAAGGCAACTCTTCCATCACCcccttacccctcccccccaccccatctacAGGTTAAAGGTCTCCAGTCCCCATAAACACGCCAGCTTGACATCACATCTTATCTCCTCAAGTCTCGCAGCTCTCTTCAAAGTGTATTGGTTTGTCTCTTTGTCCCTGAAGACAGGGCAGCAGTCCATGGACTGCTCAGAATCAAGCTGGCTCTCTGCCTCTCGCTTGGCAATCAGCCCAGGACTACCTGTATTATCAGTTATCTTTTCACAGGTGTTAATCTTGACTGATCTCTCCAACTAGGCAGAcgattccttgagggcagggactgtatcCTAGTCATCACTGGAATCTCAGTATACCTGATTCCTAGTACAAAGTGACTGCTCAATTCATCCTGATGCAGGAATTGTTGCTGGGTTGGTTCTCTAGTCTTAACTCCATCCAGCAATTTCCCATCTAAAGATTCCCAGCTCTGGTCCAGCTCCCCTTTCTTCCACAAACCCCCTCTTGTATCCCCCGCAGGCCATCCATCTCTTCACTTTTGGCCCAAACCCAGGCTCTTCCCTCATTCTCAGCGCCACTCCACTCCTTCAGGAAGTCATT
It encodes the following:
- the ATG101 gene encoding autophagy-related protein 101 → MNCRSEVLEVSVEGRQVEEAMLAVLHTVLLHRSTGKFHYKKEGTYSIGTVGTQDVDCDFIDFTYVRVSSEELDRALRKVVGEFRDALRNSGGDGLGQMSLEFYQKKKSRWPFSDECIPWEVWTVKVHVVALATEQERQICREKVGEKLCEKITNIVEVMNRHEYLPKMPTQSEVDNVFDTGLRDVQPYLYKISFQITDALGSSVTTTMRRLIKDTLAL